One Silurus meridionalis isolate SWU-2019-XX chromosome 10, ASM1480568v1, whole genome shotgun sequence genomic window carries:
- the LOC124392710 gene encoding uncharacterized protein LOC124392710 → MDSQIAEVNQSLTTAEQMRNQNQLIMQPYANWEDYLSPAPFSIAIMAELAFLSSKTDFSINKNPPKEGYKYIKYPDSFCACLMQVCNSGWWAFNEAHTNMDQIRLLTLTVPNYITTVVKILFQGNNEVKDHLPNQLTNIRGIADRCLELANSTKERFEEVINIIQELLEVCLKARNLYGEELDAVKRTLDENKLREESSKEAVEHSKKEVKALEEELKEAQESYKSAMKSLPGGWEIIAMDLVESVTDVMIDTFHRLIVLITQPVAQMCKATRIADTKSHNKGEDSVKPMDEINIYSKSAEILECTEMIEQFVQEDKIDWFSLYDQKNKAALTEFSAKQFERIMKNLKKLPKCQPRKHAKNICKEGIMICKELAKYAPDGKCDKAKTLELIERIKKLTESAYRFDRKSKDVTSSLGRMTASQKALKNALFRIDETLNQINKSRELYHKDLNNMRTNQKELNEILVTLRNCQVKEIDFNTTIQMLLKGLDAMGKMKNHWEKMVQFFQMVSIIVTNSLSLTLNDFATTAETSTGHSYDGQLFCKVMLYNQAFQATNIASLVHMISSTYTDVSTRYLKDSVSTLGTLMSTDRQSPQFLQMHMQLQMCCDMAKEAIISLVLKNKKEFDRMTDSRLKKFEKELLAILPAA, encoded by the coding sequence ATGGATTCCCAAATTGCAGAGGTAAATCAAAGCCTGACTACAGCGGAGCAGATGAGAAACCAGAATCAGCTGATAATGCAACCCTATGCCAACTGGGAGGATTACTTATCACCTGCACCATTCTCTATTGCCATAATGGCAGAACTGGCCTTTTTATCTTCCAAAACTGATTTCTCCATCAACAAAAACCCACCCAAGGAAGGCTACAAGTATATCAAATACCCAGATTCATTCTGTGCCTGCCTCATGCAAGTGTGTAACTCTGGTTGGTGGGCATTCAATGAGGCTCATACAAACATGGATCAGATCAGGCTACTAACACTAACTGTTCCAAATTACATTACAACTGTGGTTAAGATTCTGTTCCAAGGCAACAATGAGGTCAAAGATCATCTCCCCAACCAGTTGACGAACATCCGTGGCATTGCAGACAGATGCCTTGAGTTGGCCAATTCAACCAAAGAACGGTTTGAAGAAGTCATCAATATTATTCAAGAACTACTGGAAGTGTGTCTAAAAGCTAGAAACCTTTATGGAGAAGAGCTGGATGCAGTCAAGAGGACACTAGATGAGAATAAACTGAGGGAGGAGTCCTCAAAAGAAGCTGTTGAACATTCCAAAAAAGAAGTCAAAGCTTTGGAAGAAGAACTGAAAGAAGCACAGGAAAGCTATAAGAGTGCAATGAAGAGCCTTCCTGGTGGATGGGAAATAATTGCTATGGATCTTGTTGAATCTGTGACTGATGTTATGATAGACACTTTTCACAGACTTATTGTTCTAATCACTCAACCAGTAGCCCAAATGTGCAAAGCTACAAGAATTGCTGacacaaagagtcacaataaaggGGAAGACTCTGTTAAACCTATGGACGAAATTAACATCTATAGCAAGTCTGCAGAAATTCTGGAATGCACAGAGATGATCGAGCAATTTGTGCAGGAGGACAAGATCGACTGGTTCAGCTTGTATGATCAAAAGAACAAAGCTGCACTAACAGAATTTTCAGCAAAGCAGTTTGAAAGAATTatgaaaaatttgaaaaaactCCCAAAATGCCAACCAAGGAAACATGCTAAAAATATATGCAAAGAGGGCATTATGATCTGTAAAGAACTAGCAAAATATGCACCAGATGGGAAATGTGATAAAGCCAAAACCTTAGAGTTAATcgaaagaattaaaaaattaaccGAATCAGCTTACAGATTTGACAGAAAAAGCAAAGATGTGACTTCTTCCCTTGGGAGGATGACCGCTTCGCAAAAGGCCTTAAAGAACGCCCTTTTCCGCATAGACGAAACCCTTAATCAAATAAACAAGTCCAGAGAGCTTTATCACAAGGATCTGAATAACATGAGGACAAACCAGAAGGAGCTGAATGAGATCCTGGTCACTTTGAGAAACTGTCAAGTCAAAGAGATCGACTTCAACACTACCATTCAAATGCTGCTCAAAGGTCTGGATGCCATGGGAAAAATGAAGAATCATTGGGAAAAGATGGTGCAGTTTTTTCAGATGGTGTCCATCATTGTGACAAACAGCCTGAGCTTGACTCTCAATGATTTTGCCACCACAGCTGAGACATCAACCGGACATTCCTATGATGGGCAGCTCTTCTGTAAAGTCATGCTCTACAATCAAGCCTTTCAGGCCACCAACATCGCCAGCCTGGTCCACATGATCTCAAGCACCTATACTGATGTGTCCACCAGATACCTAAAGGATAGCGTCAGCACTCTGGGGACACTTATGTCCACTGATCGGCAAAGTCCACAGTTTCTGCAAATGCATATGCAGTTACAGATGTGCTGTGACATGGCTAAGGAGGCCATCATTAGCCTTGTGCTCAAGAATAAGAAAGAGTTTGATAGGATGACCGATTCAAGACTGAAGAAGTTTGAAAAAGAGTTACTTGCCATTTTACCGGCGGCTTAA